CCCGAGGCAGACTGGTGGTCAGCCCGCCGATGTGGGGAAGACGCTCGACGACGAGCACGTCGGAGCCGGCCTGGGCCAGCGTGGTCGCTGCGACGAGACCGTTGTGGCCGGCGCCGATGACGACGTAATCGTGGGTGACTGTCATGGACCCTCCTTGGTGGCCGCGTGGTGCGCGCCGTTGGTGCGTGAAAGACAGTGGGGTTCGGGCATATCACTCGTAGACGACGTGGACCGTGCCCCCGATGGGTATCGCCTGGCACGCCAGGATGAATCCATCGTCGACTTCGTCAGCGCTGAGAACTTCGTTGGTGCGCATGTCCACCGTTCCGGCGGTCACCCGAGCCGTGCAGGATCCGCAGCCGCCTTCCTCACACGCGTAGGGACTGTCGATGGCCCGGGCTTTGAGCAGACCCAGCAGGGTGGTCCCGTCCGGCCAGGGCATTGCGTGCGTGTCACCGTACATGTCCACGACCAGATCAGTGCTCACCGGCCCGTCCGATGCAGCCGGGTCGCCGACATCAGCTGGTGCGAAGCGCTCAACGTGGAGCTCACGCTGGACGGGTTCGCCGGCCAGGGCCGTCGCCAACGCCTGGAGGAACCCCTCGGGCCCGCATGCGTACACCGGTCCGGGCGGGCACTGATTTAGGAAGGCGCCCAACACCTCTGGCGACGGGCGACCGTTTCGTGCGGTGGCCCAACGGGACATCCTGAGCCGGTCGGGAAACTCGCTGCAGAGCTCATCGAGTGCCGCATCGAAGATGACGGCGCCTTCGGCCCGGTTGACATAGAACAGGTTCACTTGCCCACAACCGGTCCGCAGGGCCGAGGTGATGATCGAGATTATCGGCGTGATACCGCTGCCGGCCGCCAGAAAGACGAGGTCGGAGTCGTAGCCGTCGGGACCGAAAGAACCGGCCGGACCGTGAGCGACGATCTCCAGACCCTCAGTTGCGTTGTCGTGCAGCCATTTCGACGCGTGGCCACCCGGTATCTGTTTGACGGTGATCCTTGGCCGCCGGTCGACGTGCGGCGAGCTCGACAGCGAGTAGCAGCGCGCGGTCCGGCCGCCGCCAGCGCCGGGCAGGCTGAAGGTCAGGTACTGCCCCGGCCGGTAGTCGAGACGCCCCGGCGAGTCGAACACAATCGAGATGGTTTCCGGGGTTTCGCGAATGACGTCGGTGACACGCAAGGTGTGGGCTTGCTGCATCGTGCGGTGTCCAACGCTCAGTAGACCGGACGGCGACGACGGCTCTT
The nucleotide sequence above comes from Mycolicibacterium moriokaense. Encoded proteins:
- a CDS encoding flavin reductase family protein; this translates as MQQAHTLRVTDVIRETPETISIVFDSPGRLDYRPGQYLTFSLPGAGGGRTARCYSLSSSPHVDRRPRITVKQIPGGHASKWLHDNATEGLEIVAHGPAGSFGPDGYDSDLVFLAAGSGITPIISIITSALRTGCGQVNLFYVNRAEGAVIFDAALDELCSEFPDRLRMSRWATARNGRPSPEVLGAFLNQCPPGPVYACGPEGFLQALATALAGEPVQRELHVERFAPADVGDPAASDGPVSTDLVVDMYGDTHAMPWPDGTTLLGLLKARAIDSPYACEEGGCGSCTARVTAGTVDMRTNEVLSADEVDDGFILACQAIPIGGTVHVVYE